In Microcoleus sp. FACHB-831, the following proteins share a genomic window:
- a CDS encoding carbohydrate ABC transporter permease: MPKNINALTQRLTPYLFLLPALFLLGLTVFWPALQAFYLSFTNYDLLGSPQWIGFANFQRLWGDRVFRQALWNTLLYLIVVVPILVIAPLALAILANKKLRGIRWLRAAFYTPVVISIVVAGIAWKWIYAENGLLNQLLNQLGFKTGILWLTHPNWALFSVMAVTVWKGLGYYMVIYLAGLQSIPADIYEAAAIDGSDGVSKHWDITVPLMLPYLVLVTVISAISATKVFEEIYIMTQGGPQPHSSTTLVYYLYEQAFKNLEISYACTIGMVLFLAIFLLSILRLAFTR, from the coding sequence ATGCCCAAAAATATAAATGCTCTTACCCAGAGACTAACCCCGTACTTATTTTTGCTCCCAGCTCTATTCCTATTGGGGCTAACTGTCTTTTGGCCAGCTCTACAAGCCTTCTATTTATCCTTTACAAATTACGATTTGCTCGGTTCGCCGCAATGGATCGGTTTTGCTAACTTCCAACGTTTGTGGGGAGATCGAGTATTCCGACAGGCGCTCTGGAACACCCTGCTGTATCTTATTGTCGTAGTGCCGATTTTAGTTATCGCGCCTCTAGCACTAGCTATTTTGGCGAACAAAAAACTACGCGGTATTCGCTGGTTGCGGGCGGCTTTTTATACACCTGTAGTGATATCAATTGTAGTTGCTGGTATTGCTTGGAAATGGATATACGCAGAAAACGGTCTGCTAAATCAACTACTAAATCAACTAGGTTTCAAGACTGGCATCCTCTGGCTTACACATCCAAACTGGGCGCTATTTAGCGTCATGGCGGTGACGGTGTGGAAAGGACTGGGATATTACATGGTTATTTACTTAGCTGGGTTGCAATCTATCCCTGCTGACATTTATGAAGCCGCCGCAATAGATGGCTCTGATGGTGTAAGCAAGCACTGGGATATAACAGTACCGTTGATGCTACCTTATCTAGTGCTAGTGACGGTAATTTCTGCAATTTCTGCGACCAAAGTCTTTGAAGAAATTTACATAATGACCCAAGGAGGGCCGCAACCCCACAGTTCTACTACCCTTGTTTATTACTTATACGAACAAGCTTTCAAAAATTTAGAGATCAGCTACGCTTGCACAATTGGGATGGTGCTATTTTTAGCAATTTTCTTGCTTTCAATTTTGCGGTTGGCTTTTACTCGCTAG
- a CDS encoding translocation/assembly module TamB domain-containing protein: MMNSPNPGEEKMNNAPNPGEEDMANASNPANEPENNPPNQPEGGSNRPKRRRLPVVLRRTSIALGIPLLVGAVGGAFWMWVFVHEQLAPMVQKNLTELLNRPVLLGQVESFSFNGVRFGPSSIPATPTDPDRASVQAVDVAFDPLQLLLTRTLRLDVTLVKPDAYIEEDATGRWVSTTIKSEEGKGPITTDLQVVRLQNANVVLMPQSAIAARQQSPLTPVPVPVLPQSSPALPQKSQVNTPQVAATPKQPQVNTPQVAATPKQPQVATPQVAATPQPQVATPQTPVASPQPPLPNGLSGVRTLPELPAPPNSPTNNVLPVPPLPNPVTFTGVNGTGRFLEQNQRILFEAAGQSATGGTFTISGENRPAKEETNLKLQGQNLVAPEISSLVKLPLDLQAGLVDGNLQLRLQGSNSPLIDGTALLKNVTAQAPDLPRAFAQTNGQLNFKGSQIGLENISTLYGQIPAQAVGAVDFQSGFNIAAKTSPVLVQALLNTFDLKLPVSATGEMQADLKILGPTSKPVVSGTLAATKPAVIDKLKLAAFSADFGLEGSTLAITSLKAKPAVGGQLDGSGQVKLGQIGDVAFKFQGKNLPGDAIARVYGSQPSFRIGRVQAQGQVKGPINNIETILSFNAPTGTYPASGELAISSSGKTALRNTTVNVAGGALKVNGNSSPSAGGSPRFSGTIDASKVNPGLLVQGSTGTNEPKERGTTVKGKNKTSANSNGTAVNPTLPPISGKINVAGTANPSFPDELRASGTLNVAGGTVKINDFKVLARTWQASVQASGIDVGRLSPQLPPQLRGKFDGRFQVYGSVDSFQPETIRATGSGQMNVAGGTLKASSIQVKAGRWQAAVQAYGVQLSRIVPQVPPQLRSPFTGTFNLSGSLVSSQPETISGTGQGTLAVAGGTVRLSNGKLNQGRFSASVEASGVELGRLSPQAPPTLGGAFTGQFDVAGNIDNFSTSTILAAGQGRLDVGGGTVTATNVKINEGRFSASVESSGVELGRLAPQVPQQLRGAIAGSFDVTGNLDKLEPNAIQGTGQGRLNTAGGLLTATNIKLAEGRWQAAVSATNFDLNRLNPQLKPESRLTGTFNLAGNLDKLEPNAIVGNGSGRLNTAGGTITASNVQLASGRWQAQGKADGVRLGSLSPQVPPQLRGGQLNNAAFNLVGSLADFQPQTIQGTASGTLVVAGGTIKATSLQLASGRWQATGSANGVRLGSLSPQLPPQLKGGQLNNAEFNLVGSLADFQPQTIQGTASGTLVVAGGTIKANSLQLASGRWQATGSANGVKLATLSAQVPPQLKGGQLNNAEFNLVGSLADFQPQTIQGTASGTLLVAGGTIKADSLQLASGRWQARGEASNFALETLSPQIPPQLKGGKLASGSFNLAGSLANFQPQTIEGTASGTLNVAGGTITATNARLAAGRFEANLQPSKILLSRFSDQLRGRLTGDLNVSGSLAALNPSDLKASGQLNFSEGLAAIDRDLTAAFSWDGQNLQIQRATGQGLEASGVVAFGQVRGAGVPPVKDFNLNVRADNFNLTSLPVTLPNNLKVAGLVDFNGRVTGTPSAPNVVGDSLRVRNFEVAGLKFEAQLAGTVQSVAGQGTNLRLQGTEDRLELELSPKLQPVAFAIKRTAGVPADQQIEATGKTQGDLLVADVKNFPLKILKGLAPKEAIANLPPQIATQNIGGQLSGNFSLNLAQNSVVANNVAIAKPVLGPVQGDVLAINSFTYTNGVANVTNATFDQGSSRYTLAGSFNQDPSASPQFKGSVKVAQGKVQDVLKTLQIFELADLSKGFGNAASYAKADDIKPIASAGLPEQTLQTQLRRFSEIQALLDQSQRRREASPLPELRDLEGNFTGEIIAEGSLKQGIKAEFDLGGSEWKWCTSRDRCPYTANQVIVKGNFENGVLTLLPLRIESDKTLLAFSGNIGGDQQTGQLRVQNVPAEALEQFANLPVDISGQLNGTVAIAGSIQNPQARGELTLTDGRLNGAPVQAAQGGFNYADSRLAFSSNIVIEQTPNTSPTATTLPVADAQPTLVASTQPISISGSIPYKLPFASTQPDNNAIALNVDVKNEGLALLNLLTSKQVTWVDGQGQLQLKVKGTLDPATFQVNNLVAEGTADVANATIRATALPEPLTQVGGKVLFNFDRINVENLQGNFSGGVVAAAGVLPISTPITTDNPLRVNIGELALNLKGLYSGRVKGGVDITGTALAPKIGGEVQLFNGQVLLEERTPETTLASSGTSGTKQVGNTGGDSNANRTTELNGLKLVLGKDVQVTRAPILNFLATGDLIVNGTLDNPRPSGTIELKRGQVNLFTTQFRLDRGYPQTAQFVPERGLDPVLDVRLIAAVPEATRRGFVTAATSSSEISDVSVTNLGSVGTVRIQARVDGPASQLSNNLELTSNPSRSEAEIVALLGGSFAETLGQGDGTLGLANLAGSALLGNVQNVIGDALGLSEFRLYPTLVPNDKSRGSTLGVAAEAGIDITPKLSTSVSKVLTTDQAPQLNLRYRVNEDVLLRGGTDFSSDSRALVEYEKRF, encoded by the coding sequence ATGATGAATTCGCCAAATCCGGGTGAGGAAAAAATGAATAATGCCCCAAATCCGGGTGAGGAAGATATGGCGAATGCCTCAAATCCGGCTAATGAACCAGAAAACAATCCACCCAACCAACCGGAAGGGGGTTCTAATCGGCCTAAGCGCCGTCGATTGCCTGTAGTTTTGAGGCGCACCAGCATAGCTTTGGGTATTCCCTTGCTGGTTGGGGCTGTGGGTGGCGCTTTTTGGATGTGGGTTTTTGTCCACGAACAGTTGGCGCCAATGGTTCAGAAAAATCTGACTGAACTTTTGAACCGTCCGGTGCTGTTGGGGCAAGTTGAAAGCTTTTCTTTCAATGGCGTGCGGTTTGGCCCCAGTTCAATTCCGGCGACACCGACCGATCCGGATAGAGCCTCTGTCCAAGCTGTAGATGTGGCATTTGACCCGCTACAACTGCTGCTGACGCGCACCCTACGGCTGGATGTGACGTTGGTTAAGCCGGACGCTTACATCGAAGAGGATGCTACGGGGCGTTGGGTTTCGACAACAATTAAGTCTGAGGAAGGAAAAGGGCCGATTACAACCGATCTGCAAGTGGTGAGGCTGCAAAACGCGAATGTGGTGTTGATGCCCCAATCTGCGATCGCTGCTCGTCAGCAGTCACCTCTCACCCCTGTGCCAGTACCAGTACTCCCTCAGTCGTCACCAGCACTTCCTCAAAAGTCGCAAGTCAACACTCCCCAAGTTGCTGCTACTCCTAAACAGCCCCAAGTCAACACTCCCCAAGTTGCTGCTACTCCTAAACAGCCCCAAGTCGCCACTCCCCAAGTTGCGGCTACTCCTCAGCCCCAAGTCGCCACTCCCCAAACTCCAGTCGCCAGCCCCCAACCGCCACTCCCCAATGGGCTTTCAGGGGTGAGGACTCTTCCCGAACTTCCAGCCCCCCCAAACAGTCCCACAAATAACGTTTTGCCAGTTCCACCACTGCCAAACCCGGTAACGTTCACGGGCGTTAACGGCACGGGGCGCTTTTTAGAGCAAAATCAACGTATTTTGTTCGAGGCGGCAGGTCAGTCGGCAACTGGGGGCACTTTTACTATTTCAGGTGAAAACCGACCTGCCAAGGAAGAGACAAATTTAAAGCTACAAGGGCAAAACTTAGTAGCTCCAGAAATCAGTAGCTTAGTCAAACTGCCCCTCGATCTACAGGCGGGACTGGTTGATGGCAACCTGCAATTGCGACTCCAAGGTAGCAACTCGCCCTTGATTGATGGAACGGCGTTGCTCAAAAATGTTACCGCCCAAGCCCCCGATCTGCCCAGAGCATTTGCTCAGACAAACGGGCAACTAAACTTCAAAGGGTCGCAGATCGGGCTGGAAAATATTAGTACACTTTACGGGCAAATCCCAGCTCAAGCTGTAGGTGCTGTTGATTTCCAATCCGGCTTCAACATTGCGGCTAAGACATCGCCAGTTCTAGTCCAAGCGCTTTTAAATACATTTGATTTGAAGTTGCCAGTCTCCGCAACAGGAGAGATGCAAGCTGACCTTAAGATACTTGGGCCTACATCCAAGCCAGTGGTTTCGGGAACTTTGGCAGCCACAAAACCCGCAGTTATTGACAAGCTGAAATTAGCGGCATTCAGTGCAGACTTTGGGCTGGAGGGTTCGACGCTGGCAATTACAAGCTTAAAGGCAAAACCCGCAGTCGGCGGACAGTTGGATGGGTCAGGACAGGTAAAACTGGGTCAAATCGGGGATGTCGCGTTTAAATTTCAGGGTAAAAACTTGCCTGGGGATGCGATCGCCCGCGTCTATGGCTCGCAACCCTCCTTTCGTATTGGTAGGGTTCAAGCCCAAGGTCAAGTTAAAGGCCCTATCAATAATATTGAAACTATTCTCAGTTTTAATGCCCCAACTGGCACTTACCCCGCTTCTGGGGAACTCGCAATCTCATCAAGCGGCAAAACAGCCCTACGCAATACAACCGTTAACGTAGCTGGGGGAGCGCTCAAAGTTAATGGCAACAGCTCTCCCTCTGCTGGAGGATCTCCCCGCTTTTCTGGAACCATAGACGCCTCTAAAGTCAATCCAGGACTTCTGGTTCAGGGTAGTACAGGAACTAACGAGCCAAAGGAAAGAGGAACTACGGTAAAGGGAAAAAATAAAACAAGCGCAAATAGCAACGGAACCGCTGTAAATCCTACATTACCGCCAATTTCCGGGAAAATAAACGTAGCTGGGACAGCAAATCCTTCCTTCCCAGATGAACTGCGAGCATCCGGCACGCTAAATGTTGCCGGAGGAACTGTCAAAATAAATGATTTCAAGGTTTTAGCTCGCACTTGGCAGGCATCAGTCCAAGCATCAGGCATTGATGTGGGGCGTCTTTCTCCCCAACTGCCCCCACAATTAAGAGGAAAATTCGACGGTAGGTTCCAAGTATACGGCAGCGTAGACTCGTTCCAACCAGAAACAATTCGGGCGACGGGATCGGGCCAGATGAATGTTGCTGGCGGAACCCTCAAAGCATCCAGCATTCAGGTGAAAGCAGGCCGCTGGCAGGCAGCAGTACAAGCATACGGAGTCCAGTTGAGCCGTATTGTACCCCAAGTGCCCCCACAGTTGCGATCGCCCTTTACAGGCACTTTCAACTTATCCGGCAGCCTTGTTTCTTCCCAACCCGAAACCATTAGCGGCACGGGTCAGGGAACTCTCGCCGTTGCTGGTGGAACGGTACGCTTATCGAATGGCAAGCTTAACCAAGGCCGATTTTCCGCAAGTGTTGAAGCGTCTGGCGTCGAGTTGGGACGCCTCTCACCCCAAGCGCCCCCGACCTTGGGAGGAGCGTTCACAGGTCAGTTTGACGTAGCCGGAAATATCGATAACTTTTCCACATCGACCATTTTGGCTGCGGGACAGGGACGCCTGGATGTTGGCGGCGGGACTGTTACGGCAACCAATGTCAAAATTAACGAAGGTCGCTTTTCCGCATCAGTCGAGTCATCTGGCGTCGAGTTGGGCCGTCTCGCACCCCAAGTACCGCAACAATTGAGGGGAGCGATCGCTGGTTCGTTCGACGTAACTGGAAATCTCGATAAATTAGAACCCAACGCCATCCAAGGCACAGGACAGGGACGCCTGAATACAGCCGGAGGGCTGCTAACCGCCACCAACATCAAGCTAGCAGAAGGCCGCTGGCAAGCAGCAGTATCCGCAACTAACTTCGATCTCAATCGTCTCAACCCGCAGCTAAAACCTGAAAGTCGCCTGACTGGGACTTTTAATTTAGCCGGAAATCTCGATAAATTAGAACCCAACGCGATTGTTGGTAATGGTTCCGGACGCCTAAATACTGCCGGAGGAACCATTACAGCCTCAAACGTGCAACTGGCATCCGGTCGATGGCAAGCGCAGGGTAAAGCTGATGGCGTAAGATTGGGCAGTCTCTCACCCCAAGTACCGCCACAACTAAGAGGCGGACAGCTAAATAATGCTGCATTTAATTTAGTCGGGAGTTTGGCTGACTTCCAACCTCAAACAATACAAGGAACAGCGTCGGGAACCCTTGTTGTTGCTGGTGGAACAATCAAAGCTACTTCATTACAACTGGCATCCGGTCGCTGGCAAGCAACTGGCAGCGCAAATGGCGTAAGATTGGGCAGTCTCTCACCACAACTACCGCCACAACTAAAAGGCGGACAGCTAAATAATGCTGAATTTAATTTAGTCGGAAGTTTGGCTGACTTCCAACCTCAAACAATACAAGGAACAGCGTCGGGAACCCTTGTTGTTGCTGGTGGAACAATCAAGGCAAATTCCTTACAACTGGCATCCGGTCGCTGGCAAGCAACTGGCAGCGCAAATGGCGTAAAATTAGCGACTCTCTCAGCACAAGTACCGCCACAACTAAAAGGCGGACAGCTAAATAATGCTGAATTTAATTTAGTCGGGAGTTTGGCTGACTTCCAACCTCAAACAATACAAGGAACAGCGTCGGGAACCCTCCTCGTTGCGGGTGGAACAATCAAGGCGGATTCCTTACAACTGGCGTCGGGTCGCTGGCAAGCTAGAGGCGAAGCATCTAATTTCGCCCTCGAAACTCTATCGCCACAGATACCACCCCAGTTAAAAGGGGGAAAGCTGGCTTCGGGTTCATTTAATTTAGCCGGAAGTTTGGCTAACTTCCAACCTCAAACAATTGAAGGAACTGCTTCGGGGACGCTGAATGTTGCTGGTGGAACCATTACTGCAACAAATGCCCGTCTAGCGGCAGGTCGCTTTGAGGCTAACTTGCAGCCGTCGAAAATTTTGCTGAGTCGATTTTCCGATCAATTGCGGGGACGGCTGACGGGAGATCTGAATGTATCTGGAAGCCTTGCTGCTCTCAATCCCTCGGATCTCAAGGCGTCGGGACAGCTAAATTTTAGCGAAGGGTTGGCGGCGATAGATCGCGACCTGACAGCAGCATTTAGTTGGGATGGGCAAAATCTCCAGATACAGCGGGCGACTGGTCAGGGTTTAGAGGCTAGTGGAGTGGTGGCATTCGGTCAAGTACGCGGCGCGGGCGTTCCGCCTGTGAAAGATTTTAATCTGAATGTACGAGCCGATAACTTTAACCTGACATCGCTGCCAGTAACGCTGCCAAATAACTTGAAGGTGGCAGGTTTGGTAGATTTTAACGGGCGGGTAACGGGTACGCCTTCTGCTCCTAATGTAGTTGGCGACTCGTTGCGAGTGCGGAATTTTGAAGTTGCCGGACTTAAGTTTGAAGCCCAATTAGCTGGAACCGTACAGTCGGTGGCGGGACAGGGGACTAATTTGCGGCTTCAGGGGACGGAAGATCGGCTTGAGTTGGAACTTTCGCCGAAGTTGCAACCAGTGGCGTTTGCTATTAAACGCACTGCGGGAGTTCCTGCCGATCAACAAATAGAGGCTACTGGCAAGACCCAAGGGGATCTGTTGGTGGCGGACGTGAAGAATTTTCCTTTAAAAATTTTGAAGGGGTTGGCACCCAAGGAAGCGATCGCTAATCTTCCCCCTCAAATCGCAACCCAAAATATAGGCGGACAGTTAAGCGGCAATTTTTCCCTTAATCTGGCGCAAAACAGCGTCGTCGCCAATAATGTCGCGATCGCCAAACCTGTTTTGGGTCCCGTTCAAGGCGATGTACTCGCTATCAATTCCTTCACCTACACCAACGGCGTTGCAAATGTTACTAATGCCACCTTCGATCAAGGCAGTAGTAGATACACGCTAGCTGGTAGTTTTAACCAAGATCCGTCAGCCAGTCCGCAGTTTAAAGGCAGCGTGAAAGTTGCTCAAGGAAAAGTTCAGGACGTTTTAAAAACGCTACAGATTTTTGAATTAGCAGACCTGAGCAAAGGATTTGGCAACGCTGCTAGCTACGCCAAGGCGGACGACATCAAGCCGATTGCTTCTGCTGGTTTGCCGGAACAAACGCTGCAAACGCAACTGCGTCGGTTTTCAGAGATACAAGCTTTGCTCGACCAGAGCCAGCGTCGCCGCGAGGCTTCACCCCTTCCGGAATTGAGGGATTTAGAGGGTAACTTTACGGGCGAAATCATTGCCGAAGGTTCGCTAAAACAGGGTATTAAGGCAGAATTCGACTTGGGAGGGAGCGAGTGGAAGTGGTGTACCAGCCGCGATCGCTGCCCTTACACTGCTAATCAAGTCATTGTCAAAGGTAACTTTGAGAATGGAGTCTTGACCCTTTTGCCGCTGCGAATTGAATCCGACAAAACGCTGTTAGCCTTCTCTGGCAATATCGGAGGAGATCAGCAAACAGGCCAGTTGCGGGTGCAAAACGTCCCTGCTGAGGCACTGGAGCAATTTGCTAATTTGCCCGTTGATATTTCCGGTCAGCTCAATGGCACAGTAGCGATCGCGGGCAGCATTCAAAACCCGCAAGCTAGAGGCGAGCTAACCCTTACAGATGGCAGGCTGAACGGCGCACCAGTGCAGGCGGCGCAGGGCGGTTTTAACTATGCTGACTCCCGCCTTGCTTTCAGTAGCAACATTGTCATAGAACAAACACCAAATACCTCGCCGACCGCTACCACCCTGCCAGTCGCCGACGCCCAACCGACTCTCGTTGCTTCCACACAGCCAATCAGCATCAGCGGCAGTATTCCCTATAAACTGCCTTTTGCTTCTACGCAGCCAGATAACAATGCGATCGCTCTCAACGTGGACGTAAAAAATGAAGGGCTAGCTTTGTTAAACCTGCTGACCAGCAAACAAGTCACCTGGGTAGACGGTCAGGGGCAATTGCAACTCAAAGTCAAAGGAACTCTTGACCCTGCCACTTTCCAAGTCAACAATCTTGTAGCAGAGGGAACGGCAGATGTGGCAAATGCCACAATTAGGGCTACAGCTTTACCCGAACCGCTAACACAAGTAGGCGGCAAAGTCTTGTTTAACTTTGACCGCATAAATGTGGAAAACTTGCAGGGCAATTTCAGCGGCGGCGTCGTTGCGGCTGCTGGCGTTTTGCCTATCTCCACACCCATAACTACCGATAACCCCCTGCGAGTAAATATTGGCGAACTGGCTCTAAACCTCAAAGGACTCTATAGCGGTCGCGTCAAAGGTGGCGTGGATATTACAGGTACTGCCTTAGCTCCTAAAATTGGCGGCGAAGTGCAGTTGTTTAACGGTCAGGTGCTGCTGGAAGAAAGAACCCCTGAAACGACACTGGCAAGTTCGGGGACATCTGGTACAAAGCAAGTGGGTAATACTGGTGGAGATAGCAACGCAAACCGCACAACTGAGCTTAATGGCCTTAAGCTGGTTTTGGGTAAAGATGTGCAAGTGACGCGCGCGCCAATTCTCAATTTTCTCGCGACTGGCGATCTGATTGTCAACGGCACTCTGGATAATCCGCGTCCTTCCGGGACTATTGAGCTGAAGCGCGGCCAAGTTAATCTGTTTACTACTCAGTTCCGTTTGGATAGAGGCTACCCCCAAACAGCCCAGTTTGTCCCAGAACGAGGACTCGACCCCGTTCTGGATGTTCGCTTAATAGCGGCGGTGCCAGAAGCAACCCGCCGAGGATTTGTCACCGCGGCCACGTCTAGTTCTGAGATCAGCGATGTTTCAGTCACTAATTTGGGATCTGTAGGAACTGTTCGCATTCAGGCTAGGGTAGATGGCCCTGCCAGTCAGTTATCTAATAATTTGGAGCTGACAAGCAACCCCTCCCGCAGCGAAGCGGAAATTGTGGCTCTGCTGGGTGGTAGTTTTGCGGAAACTTTAGGCCAGGGTGACGGTACGCTGGGACTGGCTAATTTGGCTGGGTCGGCGCTTTTGGGTAATGTTCAGAATGTCATTGGGGATGCTCTGGGATTGAGCGAGTTTCGTCTCTACCCGACGCTTGTTCCTAATGACAAGTCACGCGGCTCTACGCTGGGGGTAGCTGCTGAGGCTGGTATTGACATTACTCCCAAGCTTTCTACTTCTGTGTCGAAGGTTTTGACAACGGATCAGGCTCCCCAGTTAAACTTGCGCTACCGAGTGAATGAGGATGTTCTGCTGCGCGGCGGGACTGACTTTTCTAGCGATAGCAGAGCTTTGGTTGAGTATGAAAAGCGATTTTAG
- a CDS encoding NAD-dependent epimerase: MEKILVTGAAGFIGFHLSKQLLARGEQVIGLDNLNNYYDVPLKQARLDQLLEQKNFQVSKLDLADRQGIAQLFADIQPEKVIHLAAQAGVRYSLKNPYAYIDSNVVGFLNILEGCRHNSVRHLVFASSSSVYGINTKMPFSVHDNVDHPVSLYAATKKANELMAHSYSHLYGLPTTGLRFFTVYGPWGRPDMALFLFTKAILEGQSIDVFNYGKMRRDFTYIDDIVEGVIRVSDNIPSPNPDWSGYAPEAGTSSAPYKLYNIGNNQPVELGRFIEVLEDCLGRKATKNMLPLQPGDVPETYADIADLTRDIGFKPNTPIEVGIPRFVDWYRSYYADNF, translated from the coding sequence ATGGAAAAAATTTTAGTTACTGGCGCAGCAGGGTTTATTGGTTTTCATCTCAGCAAACAGTTATTGGCTAGAGGAGAACAAGTCATTGGGCTTGACAACCTCAATAATTATTATGATGTCCCCTTAAAGCAGGCGCGGTTAGACCAGTTGTTAGAACAAAAAAACTTTCAAGTTTCTAAACTGGATTTAGCCGATCGCCAGGGAATTGCCCAGTTGTTTGCTGATATACAGCCAGAAAAAGTTATTCACTTGGCTGCTCAAGCAGGCGTGCGGTACTCGCTGAAAAATCCATACGCCTATATCGATAGTAACGTGGTAGGGTTTCTGAATATTCTCGAAGGCTGTCGTCACAACAGCGTAAGGCATCTGGTATTTGCCTCTTCTAGCTCGGTCTACGGGATAAACACAAAAATGCCTTTTTCCGTGCATGATAATGTGGATCATCCAGTAAGCCTGTATGCAGCAACTAAGAAGGCAAATGAACTGATGGCTCACAGTTACAGTCATTTATATGGGCTGCCAACAACGGGATTGCGCTTCTTTACAGTCTACGGGCCTTGGGGACGGCCAGATATGGCATTGTTTTTGTTTACCAAGGCAATTTTAGAAGGGCAATCTATCGATGTTTTTAACTATGGCAAAATGCGTCGGGATTTTACTTACATTGATGACATAGTGGAAGGAGTTATCCGGGTTAGCGATAATATTCCTTCTCCAAATCCAGACTGGTCGGGATACGCGCCTGAAGCGGGAACGAGTTCTGCTCCTTACAAACTTTACAATATTGGTAACAATCAACCTGTAGAATTAGGACGTTTTATTGAAGTTTTAGAAGACTGTTTGGGTAGGAAAGCTACTAAAAATATGCTTCCTCTCCAACCTGGTGATGTGCCGGAAACCTATGCTGATATTGCCGATTTGACGCGAGATATTGGGTTTAAACCAAACACGCCCATAGAGGTAGGAATTCCGCGCTTTGTAGACTGGTATCGCTCTTATTACGCTGACAATTTTTGA